A stretch of DNA from Desulfosarcina ovata subsp. ovata:
ATCCGCAACAAGGCCATGATGATGGTGGGTGTCATTCTGGCAGTGGTCGTCATTGTTTTGACCATGTTCATCAAAACCATCACAGAACCCCTGCAGCATCTGATCGAGGTGTCCAAGGCGATCAATACCGGAGACCTGAGTGGCACTGCCGGTATCGATACCCGCAACGAACTCTCCCAGTTGTCGGCCGCAATTGATGACATGGCCACCAACTTGCAAGAAATTGTCATGCTTTCCCGATCGGTTTGCGATTCGGCCGGCCATGTGACGGGCAGCACGTTGGCGCTTTTCGACAAGGAGGACTTTACCCCTGAAGCCGTGCAGCCAATGAAGCGGCAACTGGTTCGTCTGGAATCTGAAATGCTGACCCTCAGTCAGGCGATTGAGTGTTTCAAACTCTATTCGGTGGACGACCAACCATGAGCACAATGGCGGTTCTGG
This window harbors:
- a CDS encoding HAMP domain-containing protein, translated to MTFRSEYSLQRTMIIYILLIGFAALLVAAEFVVDTHSSALKKALGQNFQRYASGQLSQDDVYDPLVRIRNKAMMMVGVILAVVVIVLTMFIKTITEPLQHLIEVSKAINTGDLSGTAGIDTRNELSQLSAAIDDMATNLQEIVMLSRSVCDSAGHVTGSTLALFDKEDFTPEAVQPMKRQLVRLESEMLTLSQAIECFKLYSVDDQP